A single window of Motacilla alba alba isolate MOTALB_02 chromosome 12, Motacilla_alba_V1.0_pri, whole genome shotgun sequence DNA harbors:
- the RRP9 gene encoding U3 small nucleolar RNA-interacting protein 2 has translation MAKDGSLELHKGHGKGAEAMPGSGGCTNPLPVSPRGLPAAGLGAKGHGGQRRQGRGPWGSDSRSGAAGPRHEWPVPAEGAPAPAPERRGRGQTTGRGYERVTSHTSDGAGAGHASGPGRRCRGPIGGGILPATANRRGRGRGPSPAAPTCGGSMAAAAGGRRAKAKAPRGAAARRRPRPAAPGADGRLRVTAGRPADEEVSSDSETESPLLGRRRREAAEEEVEETPQEKKLRLAKQYLEELRQLEEERAEDEEELEPADLIGDRLKEDVLEQRGRLQRLVAKDVQPPDPARIRVLRGHQLPVTCLVISPDDRFIFSASKDGSLIKWEVDSGKRLGVVPGGKKGTEERHMGHASQVLCMAISSDGKYLATGDRNKLIMIWDAATCKRLHIFTGHRDAVSGLSFRKGTHQLYSASHDRCVKVWDVAENAYVETLFGHQDVITGLDSLSRECCVTAGGRDGTVRLWKIPEESQLVFSGHQGSIDCIQLINEEHMVSGADDGSVALWGLTKKKPLALARQAHGEQDAQGLQQPCWISAVAALRNSDLVATGSHSGSVKLWKCGEGFRKLEHLLDIPLVGFVNSLKFSAAGDFLVAGVGQEHRLGRWWRIKEAKNSICIIPLKQKTTASSPESPGSS, from the exons ATGGCCAAGGACGGGTCCCTGGAACTCCACAAAGGGcatgggaagggagcagaggcCATGCCCGGCAGTGGAGGCTG TACCAACCCCCTGCCCGTGTCACCACGggggctgccagctgcaggactgGGCGCGAAGGGCCACGGGGGCCAGAGGAGGCAGGGCCGGGGGCCCTGGGGCTCTGACAGCCGCTCGGGGGCTGCGGGTCCCCGGCACGAGTGGCCGGTCCCGGCCGAGGGagccccggcaccggcaccggaGCGGCGGGGGCGTGGCCAAACCACGGGGCGGGGCTACGAGCGCGTGACGTCACACACGAGTGacggggccggggcagggcacGCTTCCGGGCCCGGGAGGCGGTGCCGGGGGCCAATAGGAGGCGGGATCCTGCCGGCCACAGCCAATAGGCGCGGCCGGGGGCGTGGCCCGAGCCCGGCGGCGCCCACGTGCGGCGGCAgcatggcggcggcggcgggcggcaggcGCGCCAAGGCCAAGGCCccgcgcggggcggcggcgcggcggcggccgcggccggcg GCACCGGGCGCCGATGGGAGACTGCGGGTGACGGCCGGTCGGCCCGCCGACGAGGAAGTGTCCAGCGACTCTGAGACAGAGAG CCCGTTGttggggcggcggcggcgagaGGCAGcggaggaggaggtggaggagacGCCGCAGGAGAAGAAGCTGCGCTTGGCCAAGCAGTACCTGGAGGAGCTCCGCCAGCTCG AGGAGGAGCGGGCAGAGGACGAGGAGGAACTCGAGCCGGCGGATCTCATCGGCGACCGCCTGAAGGAGGACGTG ctggagcagagaggccGGCTGCAGCGCCTGGTCGCCAAAGAT gtACAGCCCCCAGATCCAGCCAGGATCCGTGTGCTGCGGGGACACCAGCTGCCTGTTACCTGCCTCGTCATCTCTCCTGATGACAGattcattttttctgcttccaagGACGGCTCCCTCATCAAAT GGGAGGTGGACAGTGGGAAGAGGCTGGGCGTGGTGCCCGGGGGGAAGAAGGGCACGGAGGAGCGGCACATGGGGCACGCATCCCAAGTCCTTTGCATGGCCATTTCCTCGGACGGCAAGTACCTG GCTACGGGCGACAGGAACAAGCTGATCATGATCTGGGATGCAGCCACCTGCAAGCGCCTGCACATCTTCACGGGGCACCGCGATGCCGTCTCG gGCCTGTCCTTCCGGAAGGGCACACACCAGCTCTACAGCGCTTCCCACGACCGCTGCGTCAAGGTCTGGGATGTGGCTGAGAATGCATACGTGGAGACCCT GTTTGGACACCAGGACGTCATCACAGGGCTGGACAGCCTGAGCCGGGAGTGCTGTGTGACAGCGGGGGGACGGGATGGCACCGTGCGGCTCTGGAAGATCCCTGAGGAATCACAGCTCGTGTTTTCTGGGCACCA GGGCTCCATCGACTGTATCCAGCTCATCAACGAGGAGCACATGGTGTCTGGTGCAGATGATGG GTCTGTAGCCCTGTGGGGGCTGACGAAGAAGAAGCCTCTGGCGCTGGCTCGGCAGGCGCACGGTGAGCAGGACGCCcagggcctgcagcagccctgctggatcTCAGCCGTGGCTGCCCTGCGCAACAGCGACCTCGTGGCCACAG GGTCCCACAGCGGCAGCGTGAAGCTCTGGAAGTGTGGTGAAGGATTTCGGAAGCTGGAGCACCTCTTGGACATCCCCTTG gtGGGTTTTGTCAACAGCCTCAAGTTCTCAGCAGCTGGTGACTTCCTGGTGGCTGGCGTCGGGCAGGAACACCG GCTGGGACGGTGGTGGAGAATCAAAGAAGCCAAAAACAGTATCTGCATCATCCCCCTGAAGCAGAAGACCACAGCCTCTAGCCCTGAATCCCCTGGCAGCTCCTAG
- the NAA80 gene encoding N-alpha-acetyltransferase 80, translated as MVRRMGSVSEELILVPLHQRPELLEACAKLLGEEWGKSRASRLHTLQRSSDAFPTCLLLLQSRGPSQTPAAREGPHELVGHVRLSRVASRPHDLFVESVVVARALRGQGYGRRLMEATEQWARARGFRCLHLTTHDKQHFYAHLGFVLGEPVQSVAFLSPAISSEVLRLFSAPSGAAAATTTRPWVPAAPPPPLTVPPPPPPPTVIWARGVLAESSEQSLLESPHRDAKGLPIFWMKKDI; from the exons ATGG TGAGAAGAATGGGTTCTGTGTCAGAGGAGCTCATCTTGGTCCCCTTGCACCAGAGGCCggagctgctggaagcctgTGCCAAGCTGCTGGGCGAGGAGTGGGGCAAGAGCCGGGCGTCGCGGCTGCACACGCTCCAGCGCTCCTCGGACGCCTTTcccacctgcctgctgctgctgcagagccggGGCCCCAGCCAGACCCCCGCCGCCCGGGAGGGGCCCCATGAGCTCGTGGGCCACGTCCGACTCTCCCGCGTGGCCAGCCGTCCCCATGACCTCTTCGTGGAGAGCGTGGTGGTGGCCCGGGCGCTGCGGGGCCAGGGCTATGGGCGGCGGCTGATGGAGGCCACTGAGCAGTgggcccgggcccggggctTTCGCTGCCTGCACCTCACCACCCACGACAAGCAGCATTTCTATGCCCACCTGGGCTTTGTCCTGGGTGAGCCGGTGCAGAGCGTGGCTTTTCTCAGCCCGGCTATATCCTCTGAGGTGCTGCGGCTCTTCTCCGCCCCTTCTGGGGCTGCCGCTGCCACCACCACCAGGCCGTGGGTACCCGCTgcccccccgccgcccctcacTGTCCCCCCACCACCTCCCCCGCCGACCGTGATCTGGGCGAGGGGTGTCCTGGCTGAGAGCAGCGAGCAGAGCCTCCTGGAATCCCCGCACCGCGATGCCAAAGGGCTCCCCATCTTCTGGATGAAGAAGGACATCTGA
- the LOC119706095 gene encoding hyaluronidase-3-like, which yields MVLVLALWACLALGTASEESPAPEPLAGGQPFAVVWNVPTGRCQHRFGIGLPLSDYGIVENRGGHFAGQNITIFYKNKFGLYPYLSQHGVPHNGGLPQRVSLDAHINRVVEDIRLLLRPAFHGLAVVDWEEWRPLWAQNWGAKKMYRTASEQWVREQYGILPARQQLRLAQLEFEQAAQALMEETLLVGRALRPGGLWGFYRFPDCLNSNWAKEANYTGQCQPAEVQRNNHLGWLWAASSALYPSIYLPLALPPALRRRYVHHRLREALRVAAFGAHGLLPVIAYSRLSFRRSSRFLQLADLVHTIGESVALGAAGLVLWGDLSYSRSAESCAALRHYLVSTLGPYVANVTAAARECSYGRCHGHGRCVRQQPHDLGSLLHLGASPWAAFRCHCYRGWAGERCAQRVWLSPATSCQVPTHTHSLYGHKDLTSSDTCLPQGTWGW from the exons atggtgctggtgctggcactgtgggcctgcctggcactgggcacagccagTGAGGAGAGCCCGGCGCCCGAGCCGCTGGCAGGTGGGCAGCCCTTTGCCGTGGTGTGGAACGTCCCCACCGGGCGCTGCCAGCACCGCTTTGGCATAGGGCTGCCCCTCAGCGACTACGGCATCGTGGAGAACCGGGGTGGCCACTTTGCCGGCCAGAACATCACCATCTTCTACAAGAACAAGTTTGGGCTGTACCCCTACCTGTCACAGCATGGTGTCCCCCATAACGGGGGCCTCCCCCAGCGTGTCTCCCTCGATGCCCACATCAACAGGGTGGTGGAGGACATCCGCCTCCTCCTGCGACCTGCTTTCCATGGCTTGGCCGTGGTGGACTGGGAGGAGTGGAGGCCCCTGTGGGCCCAAAACTGGGGAGCCAAAAAGATGTACCGGACAGCCTCGGAGCAGTGGGTGCGGGAGCAGTACGGCATCCTGCCGGCACGGCAGCAGCTCCGACTGGCCCAGCTGGAGTTCGAGCAGGCGGCACAGGCTCTAATGGAGGAGACGCTGCTGGTGGGCCGAGCCCTGCGCCCTGGCGGGCTCTGGGGTTTCTACCGCTTTCCCGACTGCCTCAACAGCAACTGGGCCAAGGAGGCAAACTACACCGGGCAGTGCCAGCCGGCTGAGGTGCAGCGTAACAACCatctgggctggctctgggccGCCTCTTCTGCCCTGTACCCCAGCATCTACCTGCCGCTGGCGCTGCCGCCCGCCCTGCGCCGCCGCTACGTGCACCACCGGCTGCGCGAGGCCCTGCGTGTGGCCGCCTTCGGGGCCCACGGCCTCCTGCCCGTGATCGCCTACTCCCGCCTCTCCTTCCGCCGCTCCTCCCGGTTCCTGCAGCTG GCTGACCTGGTGCACACCATCGGGGAGAGCGTGGCGCTGGGAGCGGCTGGACTCGTGCTCTGGGGAGACCTGTCGTACTCCCGCTCGGCT GAAAGCTGTGCCGCCCTGCGCCACTACCTCGTGTCCACCCTGGGTCCTTATGTGGCCAACGTGACGGCAGCAGCCCGAGAATGCAGCTATGGGCGGTGCCATGGGCATGGGCGCTGTGTGCGCCAGCAGCCCCACGACCTGGGCAGCCTCCTGCACCTCGGTGCCAGCCCTTGGGCTGCTTTCCGCTGCCACTGCTACCGTGGCTGGGCAGGTGAACGCTGTGCCCAGCGGGTatggctcagccctgccacctcctgccaggTGCCCACCCACACTCACAGCCTCTATGGGCACAAGGACCTCACATCCTCTGACACCTGCCTGCCACAGGGCACGTGGGGCTGGTGA